In one window of Drosophila innubila isolate TH190305 chromosome 2L unlocalized genomic scaffold, UK_Dinn_1.0 4_B_2L, whole genome shotgun sequence DNA:
- the LOC117782405 gene encoding zinc carboxypeptidase A 1-like translates to MSLNKCILFGLLGLLATVGFSQAERVRYDNYRLYKAKAENEVQLAVLKDLEGSTDSIIFLDGVHIVGADVQMVVAPHKVPDLLELLGKAEIKYELQSKDFQKSMDEVDEKVAINGRAGAEYNWQQYYALEDTYSWMQSLAKQYPHVVTLIEGGKTYQGRSILGLKISKSGTEKPGIFLEAGIHAREWIAPAAATYIINQLLTSDVASVKQLADNYNWYVIPHANPDGFVYTHTKDRMWRKTRAPYGSCYGADPNRNWGFHWNEVGASNSACSDTYAGPSAFSEIETRSLSEYIKSLKGKIQLYISLHAYSQYLLYPYGHTKSLPDNVKDFQQVFKAAVSAVSKRYNTKYTGGNIYDAIYPAAGASVDWAYGTQDVRMAFCYELRPSSNAYFTGFQLPAAQIKPASEELLDSIVAMVGEIKTLGYFK, encoded by the coding sequence ATGTCGCTGAACAAGTGTATTCTATTCGGTCTCTTGGGCCTGTTGGCCACCGTCGGATTTAGCCAGGCGGAACGTGTTCGCTACGATAACTATCGCCTTTACAAGGCCAAGGCGGAGAACGAGGTTCAACTGGCAGTACTGAAGGACTTGGAGGGTTCCACTGACTCCATTATCTTCCTAGATGGTGTTCATATTGTTGGCGCTGATGTTCAGATGGTAGTTGCACCCCACAAGGTGCCCGATCTACTGGAGCTACTGGGCAAGGCTGAGATCAAGTATGAACTGCAGTCGAAGGATTTCCAAAAGTCAATGGATGAAGTCGATGAGAAAGTTGCTATCAATGGACGAGCTGGCGCCGAGTACAACTGGCAGCAGTACTATGCGCTGGAAGATACCTACTCCTGGATGCAATCCTTGGCCAAACAATATCCCCACGTTGTTACACTGATCGAGGGTGGCAAGACCTATCAAGGTCGCTCTATTCTGGGTCTAAAGATTTCCAAGAGCGGCACCGAGAAACCCGGTATCTTTTTAGAGGCTGGCATTCATGCTCGTGAATGGATCGCTCCTGCAGCCGCCACCTACATCATCAACCAACTGCTTACTTCAGATGTGGCATCTGTTAAGCAATTGGCAGATAACTACAACTGGTACGTGATTCCCCATGCCAATCCCGATGGCTTCGTTTACACCCACACCAAGGATCGCATGTGGCGCAAGACCCGTGCTCCTTATGGTAGCTGTTATGGTGCTGATCCCAACCGCAACTGGGGTTTCCACTGGAACGAGGTGGGCGCCAGCAACAGTGCCTGCTCGGATACATATGCTGGCCCCTCGGCTTTCTCTGAAATCGAGACCCGCTCGCTGTCCGAGTACATTAAATCGCTGAAGGGCAAGATCCAGCTGTACATTTCCCTGCATGCTTACTCCCAGTATCTACTGTATCCCTATGGCCATACCAAATCCTTGCCTGACAATGTAAAGGACTTCCAGCAAGTCTTCAAGGCAGCCGTCTCCGCTGTCTCCAAGCGCTACAACACCAAGTACACTGGTGGCAACATCTACGATGCCATCTACCCGGCAGCTGGAGCAAGTGTTGACTGGGCCTATGGCACTCAGGATGTGCGCATGGCCTTCTGCTATGAGCTGCGACCTTCTTCCAATGCCTACTTTACAGGATTCCAGCTGCCCGCAGCTCAAATCAAACCTGCCAGCGAGGAGTTGTTGGACTCCATTGTGGCCATGGTTGGTGAGATCAAGACTTTGGgatactttaaataa